DNA from Dietzia lutea:
GCACCGGGTACACCGCTGCTCCAGGTCGACACCCACGCGGTCGCCCGGCGCGTGGCGGGCATCCCGCGCGTGGATCAGGTGACGGTCAAGCGGGACTACCCGTCGGGACTGCGGATCGAACTCGTCGAGCGCACCGCCCTCGTGGTGGTGGAGGTCGACGGCGAGCAGCGTCTCGTGGACGCCCAGGGCATCGACTTCGGCCCGGGCGAGGTCCCGCCGGGGACGCCGGTGCTCACGGTGGGGGAGGACGCCCGCGGCGAACTGCCGGCGGTGGTCCGCGACCTGGCGACGGTGTTCGCCGAGGTGCGCGGCACGGCCGGTCAGGAGATCACCGCCGTGGAGGTCGACACCCCCGCGTCGATCGTGCTCACCCTCGCCGACGGTCGGGTCGTCGAGTGGGGAGCGGCCGGCCGCGACCGGGAGAAGGCCGTGGCGTTGCAGATGGTGCTCGAGCAGCCGGGACAGATCTGGAACGTGTCCAACCCGGCCCTGCCGACGTCCCGCTAGAGCGCCGCCGACGGCCCGGTACGCACGACACGCCCGCGAGCCTCGTGGACGCGCGGGGCCGGTAGCCCTACCGTGGTGTTCCGACGGCAGAAACCGCCTCTGACCAGCTAGTTTAACCCTCAACTAGAGGGTGAGACTTCACGGTCCACGGAACGTTTCGTCGAGACAGCACGCAACCGAGCACGACACCCCCATAGGAAGGCCGGGCCTCGATGAGCTCACCCCACAACTACCTCGCAGTCATCAAGGTCGTCGGCATCGGCGGCGGCGGCGTGAACGCGGTCAACCGGATGATCGACGAGGGACTCAAGGGCGTCGAGTTCATCGCCGTGAACACCGACGCGCAGGCCCTCCTCATGTCCGACGCCGACGTCAAGCTCGACGTGGGCCGCGAGCTCACCCGCGGGCTCGGCGCGGGCGCCGACCCCGAGGTGGGCCGCAAGGCCGCCGAGGACCACAAGGACGAGATCGAGGAGGTGCTCAAGGGCGCCGACATGGTCTTCGTCACCGCCGGCGAGGGGGGCGGCACCGGCACCGGCGGCGCGCCCGTGGTGGCGGCCATCGCCCGCAAGCTCGGCGCCCTCACCGTGGGCGTGGTCACGCGTCCGTTCTCGTTCGAGGGCAAGCGTCGCGGCGGCCAGGCCGACGCCGGCATCGACGCCCTTCGCGAGGCCTGCGACACGCTCATCGTGATCCCCAACGACCGCCTCCTGCAGCTGGGCGACGCGGGGGTGTCGATGATGGAGGCGTTCAAGACCGCCGACGAGGTGCTGCTCAACGGCGTGCAGGGCATCACCGACCTCATCACCACGCCCGGCGTCATCAACGTCGACTTCGCCGACGTCAAGGGCGTCATGTCCGGCGCCGGCAGCGCGCTCATGGGCATCGGCTCCTCGCGAGGGGAGGGCCGCGCGTTCAAGGCCGCCGAGGCCGCCATCAACTCGCCGCTGCTCGAGACCACGATGGAGGGCGCCAAGGGTGTCCTGATGTCGATCGCCGGCGGCAGCGACCTGGGGCTGTTCGAGATCAACGAGGCCGCCTCCCTCGTGCAGGAGGAGGCGCACCCCGACGCCAACATCATCTTCGGCACGGTCGTCGACGACTCCCTCGGCGACGAGGTCCGCGTCACCGTCATCGCCGCCGGGTTCGAGGGCGGGTCGCGCCCGGTCACCGCCGGTGCCGCCCAGCCGCGCCGCGGCCGCCATCACCTCGACGACGACGAGTCGGTCCCCGGCGCCTCCGGCGACACCGGCGGTGCCTCGGAACTCGGATCGACGCCCCTCGGCGGTCGCGGTCGCGAGGAGTCGGCCTACGCGGGCTCCGGCGGGTCGTCCGCGAGCTCGACGGGCTCGTCCTCGTCGTCGTCCCGTCGCCGCGACGAGGACGACGACATCGACGTCCCGCCCTTCATGCGGCACTGACGCGCCGCCCCGTGACGCCCAACGGCACGGGGCGCGTCCGCCGGGTGGTCACCGACCGCCGCGGCGGCGCGTCGACCGGAGACTTCGACTCGTTCAACCTCGGCGACCACGTCGGTGACGCCCCCGCCTCCGTGGCCGCCAACCGCGCGCGGCTCGCCCGCCGACTCGGCCTGCCCGCGACGGACATCGTGTGGATGGACCAGGTCCACGGCACCCGGATCGCCCGCGTCACCAGGCCGACGGGCGGGCCCGTCCCCGCCACGGACGGACTCGTGACCGACCGGCCGGGCCTCGCGCTGGCGGTCCTCACCGCCGACTGCGTCCCGGTGCTCGCCGCGGACGAGCAGGCAGGCGTGATCGGGGCGGTGCACGCCGGCCGCGTGGGCGCGGTCGGCGGGATCGTCCCCCACCTCATCGGCGCGATGGCCTCGCTCGGGGCACGTCCGGAACGGATCACCGTGCTCCTCGGCCCGGCGGCAGCGGGGGAGCACTACGAGCTGCCCGACGACCTGGCAGACGAGGTCGAGGCCGCCCTGCCCGGCAGTCGCACCCGCACCGTCGCCGGCACCGCGGGCGTGGACCTGCGCAAGGGCATCACCCGCCAGCTCGCCGGGCTCGGCGTGACGCGCGTCGACTCCGACCCCCGCTGCACGATCGCCGAGCAGTCCCTGTTCTCCTATCGTCGACAGGGGCGGACCGGGCGCCAGGCCAGCGTGATCTGGCGGCAGGTGTAGCAGGCCGGGCCGGCCGACCCGCCGGACCGGGAGACGAAAGGGCGAACATGACCGACACCAGGGCCACAGAACTCGCCGCGCGGCTGGCCGAGACCCGTGAACGCGTGGACGCGGCGCGGGCGGCCGCGGGCCGGACCGACGAGGTCGACCTCGTCGTCGTCACCAAGTTCCATCCCGTCACCGACGTGCTCCACCTCGCCCGCCTCGGGGTGCGCGACGTCGGCGAGAACCGGGTGCAGGAGGCGGCGGGCAAGGTCGACGACCTCGCCGCCGCCGACGCCGGGCTGGCGGCGGCGGTGCGCTGGAACATGGTCGGACACATCCAGTCCAACAAGGCCGCCGCCGTGGCCGGGTGGGCCGACCGGGTGCACTCGGTGGACTCCGAGAAGGTGGCGAACGGGCTCGAGCGCGGCCGCGCCCGGGCCGCCGACGAGCGCGACGGCGTCACGCCCCTGCCCGTCCTGCTCCAGCTGAGCCTCGACGGCGACACCTCGCGCGGCGGGGTCACCCGCGAGGACCTGCCGGCCCTGGCCGACCACGTCGCCGGACTCGGGCACCTCCGTCTGGCCGGGCTCATGGTGGTGCCCCCGCTCTCCGGCGATCCCGCCGCCCACTTCGCCGACGCCGCCGAGGTCGCCGCCGCCCTGCGGCGCCGGCACCCCGACGCCGTCGAGTTCTCCGCGGGCATGTCCGGAGACATCGAGGAGGCGATCGCGGCAGGTTCCACCTGCGTGCGTGTCGGAACGGCGATCCTCGGCCCCCGACCAGTAGTTTGAGATCCAGCCTCGCGGGGACACCCGCCCGCGAAGAACACGCCCGCGACGACCCCGTTACCAGGAAGGTCCCGGAAGATGAGCGCAATCGCCCGGTTCAAGGAGT
Protein-coding regions in this window:
- a CDS encoding cell division protein FtsQ/DivIB, with product MTDEPGVPRDRDDRDPDGHDTPEDRGVPGGVGDRGVPGGPDAERAPGAPDVAPDADRPGAEPGPPLTEAPTEAPASDTPPTDDPDRRRAAADLRRSDERVRHSDPAVRARLRRRRRRTNRIYAGLGIALVVVLLGYIALYFLPVFSVREVSVEGTRTIPAEVVTERAAVAPGTPLLQVDTHAVARRVAGIPRVDQVTVKRDYPSGLRIELVERTALVVVEVDGEQRLVDAQGIDFGPGEVPPGTPVLTVGEDARGELPAVVRDLATVFAEVRGTAGQEITAVEVDTPASIVLTLADGRVVEWGAAGRDREKAVALQMVLEQPGQIWNVSNPALPTSR
- the ftsZ gene encoding cell division protein FtsZ, which produces MSSPHNYLAVIKVVGIGGGGVNAVNRMIDEGLKGVEFIAVNTDAQALLMSDADVKLDVGRELTRGLGAGADPEVGRKAAEDHKDEIEEVLKGADMVFVTAGEGGGTGTGGAPVVAAIARKLGALTVGVVTRPFSFEGKRRGGQADAGIDALREACDTLIVIPNDRLLQLGDAGVSMMEAFKTADEVLLNGVQGITDLITTPGVINVDFADVKGVMSGAGSALMGIGSSRGEGRAFKAAEAAINSPLLETTMEGAKGVLMSIAGGSDLGLFEINEAASLVQEEAHPDANIIFGTVVDDSLGDEVRVTVIAAGFEGGSRPVTAGAAQPRRGRHHLDDDESVPGASGDTGGASELGSTPLGGRGREESAYAGSGGSSASSTGSSSSSSRRRDEDDDIDVPPFMRH
- the pgeF gene encoding peptidoglycan editing factor PgeF — translated: MTPNGTGRVRRVVTDRRGGASTGDFDSFNLGDHVGDAPASVAANRARLARRLGLPATDIVWMDQVHGTRIARVTRPTGGPVPATDGLVTDRPGLALAVLTADCVPVLAADEQAGVIGAVHAGRVGAVGGIVPHLIGAMASLGARPERITVLLGPAAAGEHYELPDDLADEVEAALPGSRTRTVAGTAGVDLRKGITRQLAGLGVTRVDSDPRCTIAEQSLFSYRRQGRTGRQASVIWRQV
- a CDS encoding YggS family pyridoxal phosphate-dependent enzyme; translated protein: MTDTRATELAARLAETRERVDAARAAAGRTDEVDLVVVTKFHPVTDVLHLARLGVRDVGENRVQEAAGKVDDLAAADAGLAAAVRWNMVGHIQSNKAAAVAGWADRVHSVDSEKVANGLERGRARAADERDGVTPLPVLLQLSLDGDTSRGGVTREDLPALADHVAGLGHLRLAGLMVVPPLSGDPAAHFADAAEVAAALRRRHPDAVEFSAGMSGDIEEAIAAGSTCVRVGTAILGPRPVV